In Oncorhynchus nerka isolate Pitt River linkage group LG26, Oner_Uvic_2.0, whole genome shotgun sequence, one DNA window encodes the following:
- the LOC135564979 gene encoding RNA-binding protein 25-like encodes MIPFVTLGHSRGRSLFKFSLDGLRPPTQVYYTVSPLYTRESERAREREKARERDRETERERQRERESERERERERERERERERERERERQRDRERQRERERERERERERERERERERETRERDRETERERQRERERERERERERERERERERESKRERERERERQRDRERERERDRETERDRERERERERQRERDRERQRERERERERERERERDREREREREREREKRERERERDRETERERQREREREREREREREREREQERERARETERQRDREREREREREREREREQERERARERDRETERDRERERERESKRERESERARERERERERERERERQRDREREREREREREKRERARERETERQRERERERERETERERERERERERERQRDREREREK; translated from the exons ATGATTCCCTTTGTCACTTTAGGCCACAGCCGAGGAAGAAGCCTTTTCAAGTTTTCCCTGGATGGGCTGAGGCCGCCAACACAGgtgtactatacagtcagtcccCTTtacacgagagagagcgagagagcgagagagagagagaaagcgagagagagagacagagagacagagcgagagagacagagagagagagagagcgagagagagagagagagagagagagagagagagagagagagagagagagagagagagagagagagacagagagacagagagagacagagagagagagagagagagagagagagagagagagagagagagagagagagagagagagagagagagacgagagagagagacagagagacagagcgagagagacagagagagagagagagagagagagagagagagagagagagagagagagagagagagagagagagagagagcaagagagagagagagagagagagagagagacagagagacagagagagagagagagagagagacagagagacagagagagacagagagagagagagagagagagagagacagagagagagagacagagagagacagagagagagagagagagagagagagagagagagagagagagagagagacagagagagagagagagagagagagagagagagagaga agagagagagagagagagagagagacagagagacagagcgagagagacagagagagagagagagagagagagagagagagagagagagagagagagagagagagcaagagagagagagagcgagagagacagagagacagagagacagagagagagagagagagagagagcgagagagagagagagagagagagcaagagagagagagagcgagagagagagacagagagacagagagagacagagagagagagagagagagagagagcaagagagagagagagagcgagagagcgagagagagagagagagagagagagagagagcgcgagagagagagacagagagacagagagagagagagagagagagagagagagagagagaagagagagagagcaagagagagagagacagagagacagagagagagagagagagagagagagagagagacagagagagagagagagagagagagagagcgcgagagagagagacagaga